One region of Acidobacteriota bacterium genomic DNA includes:
- a CDS encoding VWA domain-containing protein encodes MPENPELNRIGNRSRNGSRIRLPIKGVLLCSLLLLPDGLFKGPARSGHRPLPVSLHVAVTDRNGNPVENLQAADFEVFEKKKPQRVTRVRFERNVPVSLGVLVDVSKSMEGVGIRLALKLLKRLATKLESPDELFVNAFSGESHELLDYMAPEDYLEEPVENLSTGGRPHMGQALDLALIKLRAASNTNRAVLFISAGRDIAGPATLDHIARHRHPVYALGIEGAVSFRTRVKILNVKGSALKVYAGHSGGSVYFVETEEEAADPLEMLPYQLKNRFVLEYLSTHPKRDGKFRKIRVAVNQPQYQVRYLKKYQAPRR; translated from the coding sequence ATGCCGGAAAATCCTGAACTCAACCGGATCGGGAATCGTTCCCGAAACGGAAGTCGGATCCGACTTCCGATCAAGGGAGTTCTACTGTGCAGCCTGCTGCTGCTCCCCGACGGGCTCTTCAAAGGGCCGGCTCGTTCCGGCCACAGGCCCCTGCCTGTATCTCTCCACGTGGCGGTAACTGACCGGAACGGGAATCCGGTCGAAAATCTCCAGGCCGCCGACTTCGAAGTCTTCGAGAAAAAGAAGCCGCAACGGGTGACCCGGGTCCGTTTCGAGAGAAACGTCCCGGTCTCGCTCGGCGTGCTCGTCGACGTGAGCAAGAGCATGGAGGGGGTGGGGATTCGCCTGGCATTGAAGCTGCTGAAACGCTTGGCGACCAAGCTGGAAAGCCCGGACGAACTGTTTGTCAACGCTTTCAGTGGCGAATCCCACGAGCTTCTCGATTACATGGCTCCGGAAGATTATCTGGAGGAACCCGTCGAAAACCTGTCAACCGGCGGTAGACCGCACATGGGCCAAGCTCTGGATTTGGCCCTGATCAAGCTGCGTGCCGCCAGCAATACCAATCGCGCCGTCCTGTTCATCTCGGCAGGGCGGGACATCGCCGGCCCCGCGACGCTGGACCACATCGCGCGACACCGTCATCCCGTCTACGCGCTGGGAATAGAGGGAGCCGTCAGTTTCAGGACAAGGGTCAAGATTCTGAACGTCAAGGGCTCAGCCCTCAAGGTCTATGCCGGCCATTCCGGTGGATCGGTGTATTTCGTGGAAACTGAAGAAGAGGCCGCCGACCCTCTGGAGATGCTGCCCTACCAGCTCAAGAATCGATTCGTGCTGGAGTACCTTTCCACTCATCCCAAAAGAGACGGTAAATTCAGAAAGATTCGGGTGGCGGTGAATCAACCCCAATACCAGGTTCGGTACCTGAAAAAGTACCAGGCGCCGCGACGTTAG
- the moaD gene encoding molybdopterin converting factor subunit 1: MKVRILLFARLRDLLGTDCVELDSPDIESVGDAYRILRARHPELEAFSRSLLVAVNQEFADWNTPVVEGDELALFPPVSGGQTPPNADYPVDADGDIYRIVRERIQTRGLVSQLTRDQDGAAVTFFGIVRNNTRGRKTTHLYYEAYEPMALRKMREIGEFLRQRWQIGQVGMVHRLGRLEIGEVSVAIVVTSPHRGVAFESCRYAIDRLKQTVPIWKKEFFEDGEVWVEGECRPAEADPAPS; encoded by the coding sequence ATGAAAGTGCGAATCCTCCTGTTTGCGCGGCTGAGGGACCTGCTCGGTACGGATTGCGTCGAATTGGACAGCCCGGATATCGAGTCGGTCGGCGATGCCTATCGAATCCTGCGTGCCCGACACCCCGAACTGGAAGCCTTCAGTCGCAGCCTGCTGGTGGCCGTGAATCAGGAGTTTGCGGACTGGAACACACCTGTTGTGGAGGGGGATGAGTTGGCCCTGTTTCCACCCGTCAGTGGTGGCCAGACACCACCGAATGCCGACTATCCCGTCGACGCGGACGGAGATATTTACCGGATCGTCCGGGAAAGGATTCAAACCCGGGGACTGGTATCTCAGCTCACCCGCGACCAGGATGGGGCCGCCGTCACCTTCTTCGGGATTGTCCGCAACAACACCCGCGGGCGCAAGACCACTCATTTGTATTACGAGGCCTATGAGCCCATGGCGCTTCGCAAGATGCGCGAGATCGGCGAGTTCCTCAGGCAACGCTGGCAGATCGGACAGGTGGGCATGGTCCATCGGTTGGGACGCTTGGAGATCGGCGAAGTGAGTGTCGCCATTGTCGTTACTTCACCGCATCGTGGGGTCGCCTTCGAGTCCTGCCGGTATGCCATCGACCGGCTGAAGCAGACGGTCCCCATCTGGAAGAAGGAGTTCTTCGAAGACGGCGAAGTCTGGGTGGAAGGCGAATGTCGTCCGGCCGAGGCTGATCCGGCGCCTTCCTAG
- a CDS encoding HU family DNA-binding protein: MNKADLIEKIAKDAKINKTQADAAINSALAGIQSALRRGERVTLVGFGTFSTGTRKARTGRNPQTGSSIKIEAKKVARFSPGADLKAAVNRKKKR; this comes from the coding sequence GTGAATAAAGCCGATCTTATTGAGAAAATCGCCAAGGATGCCAAAATCAACAAGACGCAGGCCGACGCCGCCATCAATTCAGCCTTGGCGGGAATCCAGAGCGCGCTCAGAAGAGGTGAACGGGTGACCTTGGTCGGCTTTGGGACTTTTTCAACAGGCACTCGGAAAGCCAGAACCGGTCGAAATCCCCAGACAGGCAGCTCCATCAAGATCGAAGCCAAGAAGGTCGCCAGGTTCTCCCCCGGGGCTGACCTGAAAGCTGCGGTCAACCGCAAGAAAAAACGCTAG